CTGGGTTAAATTACATTTAACCAAGGAGTACTATATACTCTTATTTATTATATAACATAATATGTTATAAAAATTTTGTTGACTTTGTTTTTTAGCACTATGAGATAAAACAAAAAGATATTTTTTAAGAAAATAAGGAATTTTTCAATTTTTAAATCATCTGGTTTTTCATTTTCATTGACTAAGAAATAATTTTTTTCACAATAGATATTATTAATATAATATGCAGTCACACTGATAAAAAAATTGTTTTTATTTTAGGAATAATTGATATATTTATTTGTATGAATGCAAGCAAATTAATTATTGTCGAGTCACCCAATAAGGTAGCGACTATTAAAAAATACGTTGGACCAGACTTTGAAGTTTTAGCAAGTGTGGGACATATTTTAAAAATGAAGAGTTCAGGTCAATTTGGACTTGGAATTGATTTTGAAAATTGAGAACCTCAATATGCAAAGGATGCTTCTAAAAATGAAGTTATAAAAAAACTAAAAGAAGCAGTTAAAAATGCTGATCATGTTTACATTGCAACTGACCCGGACCGGGAAGGTGAAGCAATCGCTGAACACTTAGTTGATTATTTAAAAATTAAATCTCGTTATTCAAGAATTAAATACAACGAGATCACAAAAGATGCTATTTTAAGAGCTCTAAATAATCCAATTATGATCGATGAGCACTTAGTTGATGCACAAAAATCACGTAGAATGTTAGACCGTATTATTGGTTATAGATTAAGTAATTTAATGCGCTCAAAATTTAGCAATGCACCTGGTAATGCAACCGCAGGTAGAGTGCAAAGTATTGCTTTAAAATTAATTGTTGATCGTGAAAATGAAATTAGAAATTTCATCCCTGAAGATTACTACACATTAAAAGCAAAATTACCTAATGATGATAATTTAGCAGTTTACTTTAATGAGAACAATGAAACAAAGAAAAGAAACTGAATTTTACCTAATGAATATGAAGTAGTTAAAAAATACTTTGACAGCTGTGACAAAGAATTGGAAGTTGCAAATGTTCAAGTTAAAAATATCAAAATGCCTGCTGTAACACCATTTAAACAAGCAGCATTATATAAACGTTCACCATTGTCATCAACAGTTACACAAAATGCTTTACAAAAACTTTATGAGGGGTATGGAGATGGCGGACTTATAAGCTACCCAAGAACTGATTCTACAAGACTTTCAAATCATTTTATTGAAGAAGCACAAAAATACATTTTCAATAAATGAGGAAATGATTATGTAAGTAAAGAAATTAAAGGTTTTAGTGGTGAACAAGATGCCCATGAGGCTATTAGACCAACAGATGTTGCATTAACACCGAGTGATGCAAAAGTAACATATCCTGAAATGTCATCATCTGAGTTTAAAATTTATAAACTTGTATATGAAAACACTATGCAAGCATTAATCTCGCAACCAGAGCGTAGAAGTACTCAATACATCTACAACACAGGCGAATACAAATTTACAAATTCATATTCAAAAGTTATTTTTGAGGGATATTACGTCGTAACAGGATACACTGATGAAAAAGTTGATCCAGGTTATACACAAGGTCAAAAAGTTGCAGTTGAAAGTTTTGACTTTGATAAATCACAAACAAAACCAAAACCACGTTATAATGGTGGAACATTAATCGAAGCACTTGATTTAATTAAAGTTGGTAGACCTTCTACTTTTGCAACTACAGTTAAGACGGTTAAGGATCGTTTATTTGTTGAACCAAAACAAAAACAATTAAAACCAACTGAATTTGGAGAAATTTTATTAAATAACTTAATCAAAGCATTTCCGGATATCATCAACGAAACATATACTGCTTCTGTTGAAGAGCAACTTGATTTAATTTCTGAAGACAAATTAGACTATAAACAAGTTATGCAAGAATTTTGAGATAAGTTTATTGCAGAATATGAAAAAGCTGGTGATAAGATTGAGAAACATACATTCAAATTAATCCACCTTGGAAAACCATGTCCTGAATGTGGCGGGGATTTAGTAATTAGACACAATAAAAAGAATTTACAAAAATTCATTGCATGTGCAAACTTCCCTAAATGTAAATTCACTGATTCATACATTGAAGAACCTGAATCAGATGAAGAAATTGAAAATGAAGAATAATATCAAAATTAGTCATTCTAGTAATGGCTATTTTTGTTACTTTTATTTAATGAAAAACACTACGTTTATGGTGAATTAGTAATTTTTGATATTTTTGAGCTTAAGTAAAAAATCATTTGAATTCATTGTTAAAAAGGTTAATTTCTAGTAAAAATTGAATGTAAAAATACCATATTTCCATATTATTCCATCAATTTCGACTATATATACTTCAAAGTAGGAGGAATTAAATGAACATTTACTCAGTTATTGAACACACAGGTGGCACAAATTTAGATTAATTAATTTGAAAACACCCTGAATCTTATGTAAATACAAAATCAAAATTAATTGTTAGGCCAGGGCAAGTGTGTATTGTTGTCTCGTCGGGTCAAATGATAGCTGTTGTTGAACCTGGGACTTCAAATATTGATAGTGCATGACTCCCAATAGTTTCTTCGGGAACCCAAAAATGATGAAGTGGAAATGCATATCCTGTAGAATTTTATTTTATTAATAAGAGACTCAAACTTGATATGAAATGAGGAACACCATCTTCTTTTTCAATCACAGATCCAAAATATGCACTAGTCCTTGATTTAAGGGCTAGAGGACAATTTGGGCTAGCGGTGAATAATTATCAATATCTACTAGATAGATTAGTTGGGTCTTTTGATAATGGCAGTTATTTAACATTTGATTTTATAAAAAATCAATTAAGAGGATGGATAAATCAAAATATTAAACGTATTATTTCAGCAATAATTATTCAAAAAGAAATTTCATATTTTGATATTCTTCCAAGACTTGATGAAATTAATGATTTCTTCATTTTAGAATTGAATAAACATACACAAACAATCGGAATGGATGTTGTAAGTTCAAGTATAGAAGATATTGGAGCTCCAGAAGAAACCAAAGCAGAATTGAATAAACTCTTAATGGGGAAAGCAAAAATTAATATCCTTGGTGATGATTACTACAAAGTTCGCGAATTAGATAATATTGAACATGCAGCGAAAAATGAAGGCATTAGTGGTACTATACTTGGCTTAGGAGTTGCTAACATGATGGGGCAAGGAATGGTTAATTCTATGCAATATGGACAACGTCAATTTTCACAGTCGATGTCTGAGGTTAAAGAAATTGTAATATTAGCTTGTCCTTCATGTGCCGCAAAAAACAATGAAAAATCTAAATTTTGCATTGAATGTGGCAATAAATTACAACCATCTTGCAAAGCATGTAATGCTTCATTGCTCCCTAAATCAAAATTTTGCATAGAATGCGGGGAAAGGGTATAAAAATGAAGTCTAAATTATTAAAAAGACTTAAAGATAGATTTATATTTGCGATAACTTTGGGATGATATTGATTGTAGCAATTATTATTCCAATTCTTATTGACTCATTACTTTTAGGATATATCACAGGTGTTGGAACAGTTTTCTACTGATATATAGCAATTAAAGTGTTTGCGATTATATGATTTTTAGTTATTGGATGATTTGTAATTTTAAGTGATAAATTAGCACGTGGAATTAGTGTGAGGTTATTTACTATTGCTATAGTGTTACAATTAACTCCATTTTTCGCAAGATTTTTCTTTTTAATTAAAGATCCTAAACCTATAGTTAATTTATGAATGTTTATATACTTTGCGATAGTTCTGACTATATTTGTACCATTAACATTATTAATATTTAAGCACAGTGCTATTATGGTGAAACACGATAAAGATTTTAGATCAAAAGAAACTTTATTACGTCACTATTATGATGAAAACGCTACACATAAAACTAATTATAAAGGCTTATTATAATGGTATTTATAATCAAAACTAGATAATTAAAATAAAAAAATGACGTTAGTATTTTTTAAATTACTAACACATATAAATGATTTATTGAATCAATAACAATAATGAAAAATTACAAAAAGAAAGGTGATTTTATAATATGGAACAACAATGTTCAAAATGTGGCGCAACATTTACAAGACTAATGGAAAAATGTGAATATTGTGATGCAGTTACTTCATACGGAATGGAAAAAGGAACTAATCAAGATCCAAATGAAGTTATTAAAGAAGTTCAAGAAGAAACTAACCAAGATAATTATGAAGAGGTAAAAGAAGAAGGTGAATACAATAATAACCTCAAGACAGGATTTACTACAGCTAAAGTTGCACTAGTATTATCGTTTGTGGTTCTTATTGTTGGTGTTGCTAAATTAGGACTTACTTTGGGAGGTATTAATTTAGATACGGTTCAGACAATGTTGAGTGCTATTTTATGGCCAGCATTAGCAATATATCTTATTTTATACATCATACTAATTTTTAGAACAGCAATTAAGCAAATGCCTGGTTATGTAATATTGATAATTGGTTTATTTGTCCCGATATGTAATTGAATCGGTTTGGTCAAAGCCATTAAGCACGACTACTAAAATAAAGATTATTATTTAATATTTCAAACTTATTAAATTAAACATTTATGCATATTCTATGTAGAATATGCATTTTTATATGTTTTTTTCCATAAAAAACGCAAAGTGATAACTTACACTTTACATTTTGGATTAGTTGTTTTTCAATGATTATTTTCTATCTTACTATTTAACGAAAAAAGCTATGTATTTGGCGAATTCAGAATTTTCTATGTCTTTTATATCAATGAATGATAATAAGTTTTTATTAATGTAATATTCATTTTTATTATCTTCAACTTGTTTTACATGCCCGATGTGAAGTTGTTGGATGCTTGAGTATATTTCTAAAACATCAACAACATTTTGTACTGTAATTGCATCAGTAACTATTGGTTTTAAAAATACAACATATTCATTTTCTTCACGAAGTTTATCATTTGATGAAAATAAAGGTTGTTTAGAAATTTTATCTACAAAAATTCCTTCTTGATCTAATGGTAAGTTAAAACTTAATGATGCAAAGCTAAAATTATTAATTTCATCAATTGATACTTTTTTAACTACATTACAGAAGTTTTGGTAAAGCGCCATAACATTTATGTGGCAGTAACCATTTGGATTTTTGTCTAAATAATCTTGGTGATAGTCTTCTGCATCAATAAGGTTTTTTAATTCTTCTACTTCAACTGCTAATTTTTTATTATCATGTTGTTTAACATATGTATCTAATACATAGTCAATTACTTTTACATCTGTTGCATCAGTATAGTAAATTCCTGTACGATATTGTAATCCTTCATCTTCTCCTTGTTTATTAAGAGAATATGGATCAATTATGCTTAAAAATCTTAAAATAATTTCCGGTAACGAAACAATGTTTGGGTTGTAGTTTATCACTACTACTTCTGCATGTTCTGTTAGTTTTAATTCTTTATAACTTGTTTGTTTTGTAAGCCCATTTGCATAAGCAACTTTTGTGTTTATAACACCTGGTAGTTTTTTGAAATATGCTTGAACACCTCAAAAACACCCACCAGCTAAAATGATTGTTTTATCTTGCATTTTACTCCTTATTTATTAATAAAATAAATTATATTTTAAAATCTAAAAACACATAATTTGTTTTGTTTTTTTATTTATTTTTAATGTTTTAGGTAATATTGTGAAAATTGACTTG
The nucleotide sequence above comes from Mycoplasma sp. Pen4. Encoded proteins:
- the topA gene encoding type I DNA topoisomerase is translated as MNASKLIIVESPNKVATIKKYVGPDFEVLASVGHILKMKSSGQFGLGIDFENWEPQYAKDASKNEVIKKLKEAVKNADHVYIATDPDREGEAIAEHLVDYLKIKSRYSRIKYNEITKDAILRALNNPIMIDEHLVDAQKSRRMLDRIIGYRLSNLMRSKFSNAPGNATAGRVQSIALKLIVDRENEIRNFIPEDYYTLKAKLPNDDNLAVYFNENNETKKRNWILPNEYEVVKKYFDSCDKELEVANVQVKNIKMPAVTPFKQAALYKRSPLSSTVTQNALQKLYEGYGDGGLISYPRTDSTRLSNHFIEEAQKYIFNKWGNDYVSKEIKGFSGEQDAHEAIRPTDVALTPSDAKVTYPEMSSSEFKIYKLVYENTMQALISQPERRSTQYIYNTGEYKFTNSYSKVIFEGYYVVTGYTDEKVDPGYTQGQKVAVESFDFDKSQTKPKPRYNGGTLIEALDLIKVGRPSTFATTVKTVKDRLFVEPKQKQLKPTEFGEILLNNLIKAFPDIINETYTASVEEQLDLISEDKLDYKQVMQEFWDKFIAEYEKAGDKIEKHTFKLIHLGKPCPECGGDLVIRHNKKNLQKFIACANFPKCKFTDSYIEEPESDEEIENEE
- a CDS encoding SPFH domain-containing protein — its product is MIVRPGQVCIVVSSGQMIAVVEPGTSNIDSAWLPIVSSGTQKWWSGNAYPVEFYFINKRLKLDMKWGTPSSFSITDPKYALVLDLRARGQFGLAVNNYQYLLDRLVGSFDNGSYLTFDFIKNQLRGWINQNIKRIISAIIIQKEISYFDILPRLDEINDFFILELNKHTQTIGMDVVSSSIEDIGAPEETKAELNKLLMGKAKINILGDDYYKVRELDNIEHAAKNEGISGTILGLGVANMMGQGMVNSMQYGQRQFSQSMSEVKEIVILACPSCAAKNNEKSKFCIECGNKLQPSCKACNASLLPKSKFCIECGERV
- the msrA gene encoding peptide-methionine (S)-S-oxide reductase MsrA translates to MQDKTIILAGGCFWGVQAYFKKLPGVINTKVAYANGLTKQTSYKELKLTEHAEVVVINYNPNIVSLPEIILRFLSIIDPYSLNKQGEDEGLQYRTGIYYTDATDVKVIDYVLDTYVKQHDNKKLAVEVEELKNLIDAEDYHQDYLDKNPNGYCHINVMALYQNFCNVVKKVSIDEINNFSFASLSFNLPLDQEGIFVDKISKQPLFSSNDKLREENEYVVFLKPIVTDAITVQNVVDVLEIYSSIQQLHIGHVKQVEDNKNEYYINKNLLSFIDIKDIENSEFAKYIAFFVK